The sequence ctgtgtATATGTGatcaaaacacagtaaaaactgtgaaatattattttaatatattttaaaatataatttattcatgtgatggcaaagctgaattttcagcttcattactccagtcttcagtgtcacatgatcttcagagatcattctaatatgccgacttggtgctcaagaagcatttcttattattatcaatgttgaaaacagttgtgctgcttcatatttttgtagtAACTGTGATGCATGGTGAACCgactgttcaaaagaacagcttttgTGTCAAatatgcatccttgctgaatattaatttctctcAAAACAAaccatactgaccccaaaagtTTGAACGGTAGCATAGGAAAAAACTAAAATCTCATCGCAGGCCTCTGTCCATAACATAAATAAGCATGTCAGCTGAAACAAAAAGTTAAATGAAATTTGAAGGCATTGAAGTCCATAAACAAAACAGCGTCCTACTGAGTCAACACATTTGAAAAGCTTAGATCTGTTCAAGAGTGTGTTTGTTCAAAAGTGACCTCAAGTTGACACAGAAAGACATGGCCAAGATTTCTGTGGCTCCTCTATTGATCTGCCAAATCAGTTCTCTGGCTGGGAGTCTTGATTTCCTGCTGCATTTGTGTCACAAATAGCTCCATCTTAAATTAGCCAGAGTCATCAGAGAACCTTTTGTTCGGCAGCCATCTTTAGCAAAAAAGCCACATCCTCGCTCAGTCTGCGAATCTCAGGGAGATAATGATGAGTGAATGGCACGGCTGCGTTTGATGCCCTCTTAGGCAGCTTCCGGGTTTCCGGAACCCGCAAAGTTTGGCtgtgtttttcttctttctcaGAAGTGCGAGACAACAATCTCATTTCAGGGCTGAACTGTGACTAATTGGAGTTACTGTTTTTGTCACTCGATCACGAAGGCCTGGTCAGAGCAGTCAAAGAGTATCTGAAGCTAAAGTAAAACGAAGCCCTCAGGGCTCCATCAACACCATAGAGTGATGTTGACACTCATCAGCTCCTCCTATTGAATTTATGACAGACACAGAGGGTCCTCGACGTGCTGTCATAGCTTGGCATGTCTTAAACACTGTTCTGCTTGTTCAAGGCTTTGAATTGACTTATAACCGTTTTTGAGAAGGTTTCAGCTGGCTGGCTTCCTCTCTGTCAGAATGGGGTTTGAAGTGTGCCAAGCAGGATGTGGTCACTATCTTTGATGATGTGCCTAGCTGACTGTTCAGCCATTTATCATATGACAGGCCTGTGAAATTCAAGAACTTCACGCGGCGAGGACAAGGCGAGTTGGCACAGATTTCATAATAGCTGCTGTTTCTGAAATTACACGAGATGTTGTAAAAAAATAACGAATGCCTCTATTGTGTCCTTTGAGAAATAGATGCGATTCTAAGATGTAATACAAGAAATAATTTTGCTGTGTGATGCCATTACATCATAACAATGTCACATGAGACAAAAAACTGCTATTTTTAACTCTTATATTATCTATATATTAACAATCAAACTTTGGTACCTGCTATGCCGATTTCTGACCCCAGCAACAATACTATGCATAAAGAGACAATTCCCGACATATTGCTGATTTTGACCTGCAAGCCAAACAGACttatttaaaacacaaacacaaatatttatatatttaaatatgctaAATCATatgcaatattaaaataaaaacacatgctCACCTATAGCCTAGCCTACACATCAACACATAAATTGTACATAACATGTATATAACCAATTATTCCTTAAGAAGACATATATTTGTTTAAACTCATTTTATATTAGTTCTTGCTGCTTAATAGTATGTTATGGTTAATGACAATAAAAGTTTTCATAATGCATGAGCAAAAACACTATATCTACAAGAACATTATCAGAGTTTCCAGCATACTTCAAATCAAAAAGACAATGCAGTAACTTTATAAATCAAACCGCACCCTCCTAGTCTCATACTTACCATGATGTCTGCAGTGAAATTCCACTGTGATGGGTCTGCACTGACACTGACGCTGATCAAGACAGTGGAGTGGTTTACAATAATGAATTAGAGGGTTCCCACTAAAGGCTTGGGAAAAGCCAATGAGTTTCAGGGGGTGGAGAAAGTCATCCAAACACTTATAATGAAAAGTGGGTTGATAGAATATTCTAGAGCAAGATGAATTATAGACCTGATATTTTCCAAGAATATATTAGATACAGGCCATATTGAAAAATCATGCAATTTTGATTTTGACATTTGTGTCAAATTTCAATGTCTTAGGTCTGACCTAATATTGAATATAATAAATTGCATGCCCTTCCACACTAGTGTATCTGGGGGgggtgtgtgtggggggggggggggtgatcAAGCATACTTTGACTCCCAGGAGCTGCATAAAGTGGACAAAAATCACATATGCAATACCATAAAAAGATAGAAAGTCTTATAGATAGAAAATGTAAAGGATGATATAATTTCAAGTTGTTTAAAACTTGAgattatttctttaaataaaacaaacaaaacaaaataataatattaataaagtgGACAAAAATCTTGACCCTGGATCACAAAACAAGTCATAAGTAGCATTGGTATTTGTAGCcaacattgtatgggtcaaaatgatcgatttttcttttatgccaaaaatcattaggatattaagtaaagatcatgttccatgaagatgttttgtaaatttcctactgtaaatatattttaaaaattatttttgtaagtAATATTCCTTGCTAAGGACTTGATTTGGACAACTTTAtaggcaattttctcaatattttttgcaccctcatattcagatttttaaacAGTTGTAGCctatctcagccaaatattgtcaTATCCTAGCATAAATGCATatatcaatggaaagcttatttattcagctttcagattatGTAAATTGACCcttggttttgtggtccatggTCACATATTCAGAGGAAAACGTACAAGATGAAATAAtatcaaattgtttaaaacttaagattatttcattaaaaaataaacaaaataataatattaaagtgcACAAAAATCACATAGCCTAAACAATACAATTAAAAGACAGTATTTCTGTTCAGaggaaaatggaaaaaataaaataatctcaaattgtttaaaacttgagattatttcattttaaaaaaaataaagtggaCAAAATCGCATACAATAAGCCTACCATTAATATTCATAGCCAATTCAATCGAAAACGGAAATTATGAAATGGTTTAAAACATAATGATAACGTAGgctatcattattattattagcaattGTGTCGACTGTTATTAAGAAATGTTCTTTTCCACAATACACCATACAATACGCGGGCGTTTTATGTAGCTTGTGAACATGGAGTCTGTGCGCGCAAACATATCAGGGAAGTCTCTGGTGTTGTTTTTCTAACCGCTCCCGGCCTCTATTGGCTGTAGCGAGACTCCGTGGCCTCACGATGATCATTTCCACCAATGACAGACCAGTGCGCATGATGCGCGCGCCAAGTGCAAAGCCCAACGCGGAGAATTCgcctttttttttctaaagggGCGTATTTTTCTTGCCAATTTAATTACAAACCAACGTTCAATGCACACGATACACTCTGCAATAATGTCAGGCGCCTATTTGAAACACTCGGGCACCATGTCAAGGTGATagtgttgtgtaaacagccGGGATGTGTGTTTAGAAACGTTTTTGTAGGAAGTCTCATCAATGGAGGGTTGAGGAAGCCCGTCTTGCTACAGAAGAGGACGCTGTCGCCCCTGGATATGACCGGCATTCCCTATCGTTTGAAGCGATCGATAAAAGAGTAAGTTTGCTGATTTATTCTGCACTGCTTTCTATAAACAGTAATGTCGCGGGGGCAGGTAGCGCTGCGGTTGCTTGCTTGCTCGCACTCTCCAAATATGGCTCCAGCACTGGAAGGCGCTCATTTACTAGCTCTGCCTTGGCTTACTGTACACGGCGCTTTATTACATTCAAGTGCTTTATTCTCTGCAGATACACACACGGCATTGCATGCAACGGAGCTATAGCGTCATATGCAATTATTTGTCGTTTGGTTGACAAAGTGTAAATAAGGCATATTGCACCGTCAGAGTTTGTTATCAGGAAAAACAATCGAGGTTGAGACTGTCCATCAGCCCTGCTAAAATGGCTGACTCGTCTGTCTCGCTTCAGGATTGGTATTTAGCGCTCTGCAACCGAACTACGTCAACTGGGTCGAGGAAAAATTGAAGGTCTGCCCGGTGATTGGCTGGAATAATTCACGTGATGTGAGCACGGCATCTTATTGGTTCGCCTGatataaatttattataaaacgTTGCAAATGGAGCGACGTGCATACTGTAGATATGTGTCTGTTCATTTGGGAAACTCATTATTTAGTAGTTATAAGATGTATATTGAAATCAATGAAGCATttcttttttacaattttttatattatagcaAACACATCATGAAGGAATGGAGTCTCTGCTACATTTGACagttaatgtttttattcagaTGTGCTTAATATTGCTAAAACGGTTAAAACCACCTCAAGAtggtttgatgtttttatgGTAAGGCAAGATACAATAGGTTAAATTTAACTAATAGATATCACTATACTTCCCCTTTGTATAATTACAAATGTTTTGTGttacaagttttctgaaatgttatgtttaaatatgcactaatttgTGTACATTTGTAGAACAGAAATcaacatttggaaaaaaaagtattttttattttgttgacaTGTTACAGAgtggattttggatacctctttatagtctttaaagggttagttcacccaaaaatgaaaataatatcatttattactcactcttgtgccgttccacacctgtggaacacaaattaagatatttttggtgaaatgtaatgtctcagtgaggccttcatgcggagcaatgacatttcctctctcaagatccataaagatactaaaaacatatttaaatcagttaatgtgagtacagtggttcaatattaatattataaagtgacgagaatatttttggtgcaccaaaaaaacaaaataacgacttatttagtgatggccgatttcaaaacactgtttcaggaagcatcggagcattatgaatcagtgtgttgaatcatgattcggattgcgtgtcaaatcgccaaactgctgaaaccacatgactttggcgcttcgaacagcagattcgatacactgattcatttgtgctccgaagcttcatgaagcagtgttttgaaatcgtccatcactatataagtcgttattttggtttttttggcgtaccaaaaatattctcgtctctttataatattaatattgaaccactgtgctcacatgaaccgatttaaatatgtttttagtaccttatggatcttgagagatgaaatgtcattgctggctatgcaggccacacggagccatcggatttccaaagattaatgaaggtcttatgggtgtggaacggcatgaggttaagtaataaatgacagaattttaatttttaggtgaactaaccctttaactctttTGAGCCAGAAAGAAATCAATGTTTTCAGGAATAAAGTGTTACATAAAccagactatatatatatatatatatatatatatatatatatatatatatatatatatatatatatatatatatatatatatatatatatatatgacaagcCCAAAATTTTGCtactgaagtggagatttctggCTCAGTGCATAAGACAAAAGTCTTTAAAAAAACGGCTTTTAAATATGTGTATTGTAATTGAAATCAACAGACATAAATAGATAAAGtgtgataaaatatattttaggatGTATTCTTTCGATAAGTCTGAAAGAAGTTTCAAAATTGGCCAGTGAATGAAAAAACAATGGTTTTGCCTTGAGTGTCTTTCCATAAGAATTTTATCAGCAATATCTGGTCAAtgtttgtaatatatatatatttctattctCACAGGTACCTATGTCCATTCATATTTTAAGATTTATATAGAGGATAACTTCAATGAGAAAGTTAAGGAAACGAGTTGGCCAGTCCAGGGCTGGAGGCTTTGGCAGAGGAATGGTCAGAGGAGAGGATCAGGGTCAAGTCGGTCCATCCAGCCATGGCGACATGGACGCTCTACTCTGTCCACCTTCTCCATGCAGACTGAACTTCTCCATGACCAGAGACACACTTACGTATGCGCAAGCTCAGAAAATGGTGGAGATTGAGCTGGAGGGAAGGCTTCACCGGATCAACATCTACGACCAGCTCTCCGTTGTAACCGAGGATGAAATGTTGGCTCAGGATCTGACGGAGTGTAACAGTAACAAAGAGAACAGCGAGCAAAGACAGGGAAACAAACAAACTGTTTCTAAAAACAAGCGCAAAGATGGCAAACACGCAGCCAAAAAGAGATCTTGCTCTCAGAATGGCTTGCAAAGCCAGGTCGCTCATTCTCAAATCCCCCTGCCAAAGCCTACTTTTCGTAAGGTGGACACTTTCACGGCCTCAGAGGCCCCTCCTCTTCCTGTGGCTTATTATCGCTATATGGAGAAGTCAGGGGAGGAGCTGGACAACGAGGCTGAGTATGACATGGACGAGGAGGACATGGCTTGGCTAGAGATGGTGAATCAGAAGCGTGTGTCCGATGGCCACGCTTCCGTCCCCCCTGATACTTTTGAGTTACTGATTGACCGGCTTGAGCGGGAGTCCATTTTGGAGTCCCGCAGCCAGGCGCTGTCCCAGAGCACCATCGATGAGGATGCCTACTGTTGCGTTTGCCTTGATGATGAGTGTCTCAACAGCAATGTCATCCTGTTCTGCGACATCTGCAACCTCGCCGTGCACCAGGAATGTTACGGGGTGCCTTACATCCCTGAGGGCCAGTGGCTGTGCAGGCGCTGTCTGCAGTCCCCGTCACGACCCGTCGATTGTGTCCTCTGCCCTAATCGGGGTGGTGCATTCAAACAAACCAGCGATGGAAGTTGGGCCCACGTCATCTGTGCCATATGGATCCCTGAAGTGTGCTTTGCCAACACTGTGTTCCTGGAGCCCGTGGAGGGAGTAAAGAACATCCCTCCTGCGCGATGGAAGCTCACCTGTTACCTGTGCAAACAGAAAGGCAGGGGGGCGTCTATTCAGTGCCACAAAGCAAACTGCTACAGGGCATTTCATGTCACTTGTGCCCAGAGAGCTGGTCTCTATATGAAAATCGACCCAGTGCGGGAGACCGGCGCGCACGGCACCACTTTTACTGTGAAGAAAACCGCTTATTGCGAGAACCACTCGCCCCCTGGCACAGGCACCGAGGGGGATGAAGACAATGGGTTGGTCGGGGGCAGGGGTAATAGAGGTCAGAGGTCGTACACATTAGGCCCTCCGCTGCAGCAGAACCAGAATGGCCGGAAAAAAGGTTCAGCCACACAACAGAAGAAAACACAGAAGAACGGGACCTCGCGGAAGACAGGAGTGCCCCTACTGCTGGTACCGCAGATACCCTCCTTTAGGTAAATGTTTACGTCTGGTCTTTTGTTGGTTATGTCTGGTCTTTTGATCTTACCTCGCTGTAAGCCAAGCCCACATATTTCTGCTTAAAATGGCAAGCGCAGTTAACAGTGAGTGATGGTGTGcgataatattttattaaagtgtaaaactctttgTGAACTAATGCCGCTCAGATGACGGGGCGATTTAACCAACCAAccaataaatgacattttaaaatatagtaaaatagaaaaacgttaaaattgtaataataatagtattgtaataataacagtattacttttttttgctgcatttttgatgaaataaaataaaaattgatgAAATAAACTCTTTGTAAAAACATTGAAACATTAATAGTGTTATGgcaataataacaaaaatatatacttgAAAGCATTACTATTAGGATACATCGAGATGCTTTTGAGGGGGAATTTTCCCTTCAGTCAACTCatcctgttttttaaaaagaaataaataaataaatcctcaAAATTGGGTCCCTCACAAGCACCTTTAGGTCTAGTTCCAATCCATTCTGGCATTAAACACTTAGTGTTTATATTCTTGATGGATAAAATCAAAATAGATTATTGAATAgtgtttcactcagaaatgtgTCCCTTTACAGAAGAAAAATGGGAATTGTGAATGTTCCGTGTTGAATTCTTGTTTCATATTTTTTGAATAGGCTCAACAAGATTTGCACAGGAGTCTCTGTTGAAAGGAAAAATCAGTTTATGCAGAGACTCCACAATTACTGGCTGCTGAAGCGTCACTTTCGTAACGGAGTGCCACTCATCCGCAGGCTCCATTCTCATCTACAGGCTCAGAAGTCTGAGCAGGTTAGTGCTTTTTAACATATTACACTGTTGTTGACAGTAAAGAGTGTGATAAAACTTATACTCTACTCTTAATAACAAAGCCCACACAGAATCTATGACAGCAAGAAAACACTGCagattttcacaaatttgcagCACTCATCATTCACACATTTCCCTGCCCTGAGTTTGCtcatttgttaaataaatagtaTGGCTAATTTGATAATGTTTTCAGCTACAAGTATCACATTTAACCATGTTTAAATTCTTTTAAATTTTCTCCCAAAATCAGAGCAGGAAAAGGACATTATTATCACATGTTATAAATGTGCACAGTatttacagattttttaaattacttcTCAGAGAGAGCCAGACGCAAAGTTGCAGGCTGTCAGGGAAGAGCTGAAGTATTGGCAGAAGCTTCGACAGGACCTGGAAAAAGCTCGTCTTCTTATTGAGCTCATACGAAAGAGGGAGAGACTTAAAAGAGAACAGGTGACACAGATCCTCTTGTGTCTATAATGTTCTTTTGTTACGTTCTCAAACCCCTGTTCTCTGAAAACCATCACTTATTGAGAACAGGCGTGCGGTATTTACAAATTCACAGAATCGATTTAACTTGGCACTCTTCTCTCCTCAGATGAAACTTCAGCAGGCTGCGCTGGAGCTGCAGCTCACCCCTGCGCTGGTGTTTCTGCGCTCTACACTGGAACAGCTGCAGGAGAAAGACATAGATCATATTTTCACCACACCAGTCAGTTTGAAGGAGGTAAGGAAACAACTAAAGCTTTTTAAGCAATTTGCACCGCCATGTCtttacagtagccctaaacggacaaacagTTCTACTGAGTGTGTCTGTTAACGCTGTCTCGCTGTCAGATTAAACACCTTGAACAGCTAGCTGCTTCACTACTCTTACCTTGTACTAATTAGTACTAAAAAAGCTAGCGAATAAAACACTGACACAATGATGAACAAGTTACAATAATATTTGCAACAACATATAATTTTactgaataattaaaataagaaattatatttacttatctttgtaaagaaacctcattgcttgactggctactctctaCTGTCTCAGACGACATCTTTGTTctgtgttggccaccgtagcttctctatgtgCTTTGAAAGAGAGGTGTGAGCAGTGGACTGAGCACCTCACTGCTAGATGCAGCTAATATTTACACACTAAACCTTTAACAGATGCAACTTTTGatcttaaattagtaaatgttgagattaacattaGTTAAGATTAGTAATTGAGGTAAAATTACCCATTTTTACAGCTTAGTTTCCATACTCTGGGTGGACTTCCCGCTGAGAATATTAGAGTGTCTACATAGTagattgaactttttattttaagagTGCAAGgaaaatccttttttttccccatatgctttctgtccctccattgaaaatgtatgtacggtatactgtccatgtccagaaaggtaataaaaacatcatcaaagtattccatgtgacatcagtgggtcagttagTAGTTTtcgaagcatcaaaaatacattttggtccaaaaataacaaatactacgactttattcagcattgtcttctcttctgggtctgttgtatatccgctttcactccacagtgacgctgcttcttcttcttcttcttctttcctgtttccggttggcatccagcttattggtgcattatcgcccccttctgctccggacagtgacgtGATTAGGACATCTGCGACATGCACAGCTatgcaccatttaaaaaaatatagcaataccaaaatacaaacaatgtagaatagcttgaatacagcgtgcgactccctcagactgtaaactaAGCTCGGGCACACTGatcacgtcagcagcgtcactgtccggagcagaagggggcggtaatgcaccaataagttggatgccaaccgccgtaaaacaggaaagaagaagaagcagcggtctgtccggagcagaagggggcggtaatgcaccaataagttggatgccaaccgccgtaaaacaggaaagaagaagcagCGGAGAACCAGAACGCCGCTCCGCTGGTCATCCGGCGAGGAAAAAACGCCAAAACCTAAGTCGATTTAGGGTGACCAGTGGGAAGAGGGCGTTTTGGGTGACCAGTGGCCCGGTGGTCTGGAGCCGCATCCTACCCGCCTCGGGGAACCACACCTTCGGTCAGGGACCACTTACCTGTTCACCGTGCGAACCCGGGGATCCCACACTTAAGCCGGGGTTACTGTCCCAGCCAACCCGCGCCTCCAGACCACTGCCCCACTGGTCACCCAAAACGCCCTCTTCCCACTGGTCACCCCAAATCGACTTAGGTTTTGGTGGTTTTTCCTCGCCGGGTGACCAGCGGAGTGGCGTTCTGGTTCTCCCGGCTTGAGGTTCCCCTGGCCTCCGCCTGCCTCAGAGGACCAGGGCGCCGGGGAGGTACCCCCGACGCGACTGACCCCCCTGGCCGACTTGGGGAACGCTTAGGCCGGGGTCGCCGCCCCGTCCGACCCGCGCCTCCAGAGAACCGGGGGCCACTGGTTGACCGACATCG comes from Chanodichthys erythropterus isolate Z2021 chromosome 6, ASM2448905v1, whole genome shotgun sequence and encodes:
- the brpf3a gene encoding bromodomain and PHD finger-containing protein 3 isoform X2; translated protein: MRKLRKRVGQSRAGGFGRGMVRGEDQGQVGPSSHGDMDALLCPPSPCRLNFSMTRDTLTYAQAQKMVEIELEGRLHRINIYDQLSVVTEDEMLAQDLTECNSNKENSEQRQGNKQTVSKNKRKDGKHAAKKRSCSQNGLQSQVAHSQIPLPKPTFRKVDTFTASEAPPLPVAYYRYMEKSGEELDNEAEYDMDEEDMAWLEMVNQKRVSDGHASVPPDTFELLIDRLERESILESRSQALSQSTIDEDAYCCVCLDDECLNSNVILFCDICNLAVHQECYGVPYIPEGQWLCRRCLQSPSRPVDCVLCPNRGGAFKQTSDGSWAHVICAIWIPEVCFANTVFLEPVEGVKNIPPARWKLTCYLCKQKGRGASIQCHKANCYRAFHVTCAQRAGLYMKIDPVRETGAHGTTFTVKKTAYCENHSPPGTGTEGDEDNGLVGGRGNRGQRSYTLGPPLQQNQNGRKKGSATQQKKTQKNGTSRKTGVPLLLVPQIPSFRLNKICTGVSVERKNQFMQRLHNYWLLKRHFRNGVPLIRRLHSHLQAQKSEQREPDAKLQAVREELKYWQKLRQDLEKARLLIELIRKRERLKREQMKLQQAALELQLTPALVFLRSTLEQLQEKDIDHIFTTPVSLKEVPDYLEFVTEPMDFSTMHDKLEAHKYSSVADLENDFNLMISNCLRYNSNDTVFHKAAMQLREVGGAILRHAQHQALSIGLDPSTGMHLPDKTSAHNATVSWCDEVDLLLDPENRVHMCPEDQLKTLLDKLDLVASMRTSGGRTKRMRLLRREINSLRHKISHQDRNSRLLNGKIKQEKSKEGKSEEKMDYITSNTDPKKSTSQKVQKPTCPASSPLPGDSPPNPPMFCLETGRTTTPAQSNKPGSRKQRAKGKERGLRENRDQTLEEDENFHTKEEDTSSQEDAVNRVSSTESLSDSSKMGVGRRTSVLFKKAKNGARLTKDKPVLLQNGVSKAENDASPEQTTPAKLLSAPPAPKSPSPFSHQLRSRGLSTCSDNEGEKADSPPEENGFTNGLKRHSGNSSDSESCTPTFPTHS
- the brpf3a gene encoding bromodomain and PHD finger-containing protein 3 isoform X1, with the protein product MRKLRKRVGQSRAGGFGRGMVRGEDQGQVGPSSHGDMDALLCPPSPCRLNFSMTRDTLTYAQAQKMVEIELEGRLHRINIYDQLSVVTEDEMLAQDLTECNSNKENSEQRQGNKQTVSKNKRKDGKHAAKKRSCSQNGLQSQVAHSQIPLPKPTFRKVDTFTASEAPPLPVAYYRYMEKSGEELDNEAEYDMDEEDMAWLEMVNQKRVSDGHASVPPDTFELLIDRLERESILESRSQALSQSTIDEDAYCCVCLDDECLNSNVILFCDICNLAVHQECYGVPYIPEGQWLCRRCLQSPSRPVDCVLCPNRGGAFKQTSDGSWAHVICAIWIPEVCFANTVFLEPVEGVKNIPPARWKLTCYLCKQKGRGASIQCHKANCYRAFHVTCAQRAGLYMKIDPVRETGAHGTTFTVKKTAYCENHSPPGTGTEGDEDNGLVGGRGNRGQRSYTLGPPLQQNQNGRKKGSATQQKKTQKNGTSRKTGVPLLLVPQIPSFRLNKICTGVSVERKNQFMQRLHNYWLLKRHFRNGVPLIRRLHSHLQAQKSEQREPDAKLQAVREELKYWQKLRQDLEKARLLIELIRKRERLKREQMKLQQAALELQLTPALVFLRSTLEQLQEKDIDHIFTTPVSLKEVPDYLEFVTEPMDFSTMHDKLEAHKYSSVADLENDFNLMISNCLRYNSNDTVFHKAAMQLREVGGAILRHAQHQALSIGLDPSTGMHLPDKTSAHNATVSWCDEVDLLLDPENRVHMCPEDQLKTLLDKLDLVASMRTSGGRTKRMRLLRREINSLRHKISHQDRNSRLLNGKIKQEKSKEGKSEEKMDYITSNTDPKKSTSQKVQKPTCPASSPLPGDSPPNPPMFCLETGRTTTPAQSNKPGSRKQRAKGKERGLRENRDQTLEEDENFHTKEEDTSSQEDAVNRVSSTESLSDSSKMGVGRRTSVLFKKAKNGARLTKDKPVLLQNGVSKAENDASPEQTTPAKLLSAPPAPKSPSPFSHQLRSRGLSTCSDNEGEKADSPPEENGFTNGLKRHSGNSSDSESCTPTFPTHSSSPPKRSRGKPALSKVPVGEEENEVTNTSRDTSQNDDEMEPLTLVWAKCRGYPSYPAMIVDPNMPREGILHNGIPIPVPPTDVLDLGKRRQEETEEKLFLVLFFDTKRTWQWLPLDKLHHMGIDDTVDRLRLMEGKKPNVRKSVHMAYDRAMTHLSHVQENSNFNPSNFI